In a single window of the Olivibacter sp. SDN3 genome:
- the pdxA gene encoding 4-hydroxythreonine-4-phosphate dehydrogenase PdxA: MSEKLKVGITIGDVNGIGLEVIIKTLANNRILDFFTPIVYGNTKVASFHRKAIGITDFSFNVINSADQASEKRPNMINCWHEDVKIMLGESNSIGGKYAFLSLEKATDDLIQGKIDVLITAPINKHNIQQDEFNFPGHTEYIQSKTGSKDALMFMISEELKIGVVTGHIPVKEIAENITKETILAKLRLMHNSLKNDFWVQKPKIAVLGLNPHAGDNGLIGSEDQDIVIPAIEEANEMDVFAFGPYPADGFFASDNYKNFDGVLAMYHDQGLIPFKQLAFHNGVNFTAGLPVIRTSPDHGTGYDIAGKNIASEQSFKEAIFAAVHIAKRRKEQDDLLANPLKIRKLTKDRD, translated from the coding sequence GACATTGGCAAATAATAGAATACTGGATTTTTTCACACCTATAGTATATGGCAATACAAAAGTTGCTTCCTTTCATCGTAAGGCCATTGGCATTACCGATTTTAGCTTTAACGTCATTAACAGCGCTGATCAGGCAAGTGAAAAGAGGCCGAACATGATAAATTGCTGGCATGAAGATGTAAAGATTATGCTCGGAGAATCCAATAGCATTGGTGGAAAATATGCGTTTCTTTCCCTGGAAAAAGCCACAGATGATCTTATTCAAGGTAAAATAGATGTTTTGATAACCGCTCCTATCAATAAACATAATATACAACAAGACGAATTCAACTTCCCTGGACATACGGAATATATACAATCAAAAACCGGATCGAAAGACGCCCTCATGTTTATGATCAGCGAAGAATTAAAAATAGGTGTAGTCACTGGGCATATTCCTGTAAAAGAAATCGCAGAAAATATTACAAAGGAAACGATTTTAGCCAAGCTAAGGCTCATGCACAACAGCTTAAAAAATGATTTTTGGGTTCAAAAACCAAAAATTGCTGTGTTAGGATTAAATCCACATGCGGGAGATAACGGTCTAATTGGTTCAGAAGATCAAGACATTGTTATTCCTGCAATAGAAGAGGCAAATGAAATGGATGTTTTTGCTTTTGGTCCCTATCCCGCTGATGGATTTTTTGCTAGTGATAATTACAAAAATTTCGACGGCGTTTTAGCCATGTACCATGATCAGGGCCTAATTCCTTTTAAACAACTAGCTTTTCATAACGGCGTAAACTTCACTGCTGGATTACCTGTTATCCGCACTTCACCGGATCATGGAACAGGTTACGATATAGCGGGGAAAAATATTGCTTCGGAACAATCATTTAAAGAAGCTATTTTTGCAGCCGTTCATATTGCAAAAAGGAGAAAAGAACAGGATGATCTATTAGCCAATCCATTGAAGATCAGAAAACTGACAAAAGACAGGGATTAA
- a CDS encoding LutB/LldF family L-lactate oxidation iron-sulfur protein produces the protein MSTKTASDFIVTSEDKAFDLSHRNVINYNIDKYNHAVNIGLQRWNSLENAKRKAHVIKWRVMENLDKLLPDFEANFQKNGGKVLWANNVVEAQQEILQIIQRVGAKRVVKSKSMATEEIELNAFLKEHEITSVETDLGEYIVQLLGQKPYHIVTPAMHLSLADISKLFHQHFDTPLDASPEQLTLKARELLRNEYLNAEVGITGANFLIADTGSIAITENEGNARLSTTFPRVHIAVVGIEKLIPSIADLDLYWPLLANHGTGQNLTVYNSIISGPRKETETDGPEEMYVILLDNGRTDLLAQKEQRQGLYCIRCGACLNACPIYKNIGGHTYNTTYSGPIGSIITPHMKGMAEFKHLSYASSLCGKCSEVCPVKIDIHKMLLLNRRDAVKDGLSPKSEEWGWKAYVKIVQRRKLLDFFGGKFKNYFLKLFFRKPWGNKRDLPEVSTKSFNAQWQESKKENRRN, from the coding sequence ATGTCTACAAAAACTGCTTCTGATTTCATTGTTACCAGTGAGGATAAGGCTTTCGACTTATCGCACAGAAACGTTATTAACTATAACATTGACAAATATAATCACGCAGTTAACATTGGCTTGCAGCGCTGGAACAGCCTTGAAAATGCCAAGAGAAAAGCCCACGTTATCAAATGGCGGGTAATGGAAAACTTGGATAAGCTTTTACCCGATTTTGAAGCTAATTTCCAAAAAAATGGAGGCAAAGTTCTATGGGCAAACAATGTAGTAGAAGCTCAACAAGAGATTCTACAAATTATCCAGCGCGTTGGCGCAAAACGGGTAGTAAAATCCAAGTCGATGGCGACCGAAGAAATCGAGCTCAATGCTTTTCTTAAAGAACATGAGATTACATCGGTAGAAACCGACCTAGGGGAATATATTGTTCAATTACTAGGTCAAAAGCCTTATCATATCGTTACTCCTGCCATGCATCTTAGCTTGGCCGATATTTCAAAATTATTCCACCAGCATTTTGACACGCCACTTGATGCCTCTCCTGAGCAACTTACCCTAAAAGCCCGCGAATTATTAAGAAACGAGTACCTAAATGCCGAAGTGGGCATAACAGGAGCCAACTTTCTTATTGCCGACACTGGCAGTATCGCAATTACTGAAAACGAGGGCAATGCCAGGCTGAGTACGACGTTTCCTCGCGTACATATAGCTGTGGTAGGTATTGAGAAGCTTATACCATCAATTGCCGATCTAGATTTATATTGGCCCTTACTGGCAAACCATGGTACGGGACAAAACTTAACGGTATATAATAGCATAATCAGTGGTCCTAGGAAGGAAACGGAAACGGATGGTCCCGAAGAGATGTATGTCATTTTATTAGATAATGGTAGAACGGATCTTCTCGCTCAAAAAGAACAAAGACAGGGCTTATACTGCATCCGCTGTGGGGCGTGTCTCAATGCCTGCCCTATTTATAAAAATATAGGTGGACATACCTACAATACGACCTATAGTGGCCCAATAGGCAGTATCATTACACCTCATATGAAGGGAATGGCCGAATTCAAACACCTAAGCTATGCAAGTAGCCTCTGCGGAAAGTGTTCCGAGGTGTGTCCGGTGAAAATAGATATCCATAAGATGCTTCTACTGAACAGAAGAGACGCTGTAAAAGACGGTCTTTCTCCCAAAAGTGAGGAATGGGGATGGAAAGCCTACGTTAAAATCGTTCAACGACGTAAATTACTCGATTTCTTTGGTGGAAAATTCAAGAACTACTTCCTTAAGCTTTTCTTCAGAAAACCTTGGGGCAATAAACGTGACTTACCTGAAGTTTCCACTAAGTCCTTCAATGCGCAATGGCAGGAGTCTAAGAAAGAAAATCGCAGAAATTAA
- the tatC gene encoding twin-arginine translocase subunit TatC produces the protein MSEISGKKIIETIKKKGKSLEAEMSFFDHLEVLRWHLIRSAIAVAIFMGLAFAFYDFIFDVIIMGPKKPEFWTYRMMCSIGEKFNLGPDFCVTEIPINIINTDMAGQFTLQLNSSLLIGLVLGFPYLLYEIWLFVKPALTDIERKSANGFVFYATLLFITGILFGYYLIAPLSVNFLAHYTVSPEIDNQITVDSYLSSVATLTLGTGIVFELPIVIYILSKIGIMTPQFMKATRRYAIIIILVIAAIVTPTPDILTMLTVSFPLFLLYELSIVIAGRVQKAKLKAEKAFYDNAEE, from the coding sequence ATGAGCGAGATTTCTGGCAAAAAAATTATCGAAACAATTAAAAAAAAGGGCAAATCTCTTGAAGCAGAAATGTCCTTTTTCGACCATCTTGAGGTCTTAAGGTGGCACCTCATCCGCTCGGCAATAGCCGTCGCTATATTTATGGGACTTGCCTTTGCTTTTTATGATTTTATATTTGACGTGATCATTATGGGACCTAAAAAGCCCGAATTCTGGACATATCGTATGATGTGCAGTATTGGTGAGAAGTTTAATCTTGGACCGGATTTTTGCGTAACTGAAATTCCTATCAATATTATCAATACAGATATGGCGGGGCAGTTTACGCTACAATTAAACTCCTCGCTTTTAATCGGTCTGGTATTAGGTTTCCCGTATCTACTTTATGAGATCTGGTTGTTTGTAAAGCCGGCTTTAACAGACATTGAAAGAAAATCGGCTAACGGCTTTGTTTTTTATGCCACATTATTATTTATTACCGGTATTCTGTTCGGCTATTATTTAATTGCGCCACTATCCGTAAATTTTCTCGCTCACTATACCGTAAGCCCTGAAATAGATAACCAAATAACTGTCGATTCCTACCTTTCGTCCGTAGCAACACTTACATTAGGTACGGGTATTGTCTTTGAATTACCAATTGTGATCTACATTTTATCAAAAATTGGTATCATGACACCGCAATTTATGAAAGCTACCAGAAGGTATGCAATCATTATCATTTTGGTTATAGCAGCTATTGTAACACCTACACCAGATATATTAACGATGCTTACCGTAAGTTTTCCCTTATTTTTGCTATATGAATTAAGCATTGTTATAGCAGGAAGGGTTCAAAAAGCAAAATTGAAGGCCGAAAAAGCATTCTACGATAACGCAGAAGAATAA
- the accC gene encoding acetyl-CoA carboxylase biotin carboxylase subunit encodes MFKKILIANRGEIALRIIRTCREMGIKSVAVYSTADRESLHVRFADEAVCIGPPASKDSYLNIPNIISAAELTNADAIHPGYGFLSENEKFSTICRDYGIKFIGATPEQIRGMGDKASAKETMRAAGVPTIPGSDGLVPSIKEGLKIANEIGYPIILKATAGGGGRGMRVVWNDQEFEPAWDSARQEAGAAFGNDGIYLEKFVEDPRHIEIQVIGDQYGTVCHLSERDCSIQRRHQKLVEEAPSPFITTELRQKMGEAAIAGARAVNYEGAGTIEFLVDKHRNFYFMEMNTRIQVEHPVTEEVINFDLIKEQIKVAAGVPLSGKNYEPNMHAIECRINAEDPFNNFRPSPGRITTFHSPGGHGVRVDTHVYAGYQIPSNYDSMIAKLICVAQTREEAISTMERALSEFVIEGIKTTIPLHLKLMKDPNFRAGNFTTKFMENFDLSE; translated from the coding sequence ATGTTTAAAAAAATATTAATAGCTAATCGCGGAGAGATCGCCTTACGCATCATCAGAACCTGCAGAGAAATGGGGATCAAAAGCGTAGCCGTATATTCTACGGCTGACCGGGAAAGTCTTCATGTTAGATTTGCCGATGAAGCTGTATGCATTGGGCCTCCTGCCAGTAAAGATTCCTATTTAAATATCCCTAACATAATATCAGCTGCCGAATTAACAAATGCTGACGCGATACATCCTGGCTATGGCTTTTTATCAGAAAACGAAAAATTCTCCACGATCTGTCGCGACTATGGTATAAAGTTCATTGGTGCAACGCCCGAACAGATCCGCGGTATGGGGGATAAAGCGTCGGCAAAGGAAACTATGCGTGCTGCTGGTGTTCCGACAATTCCGGGTTCTGATGGTCTAGTTCCTTCTATAAAGGAAGGTCTAAAAATCGCTAATGAAATTGGCTACCCGATTATTTTAAAAGCGACAGCCGGTGGTGGTGGCCGTGGCATGCGCGTTGTTTGGAATGATCAGGAGTTTGAACCGGCGTGGGATTCTGCCAGACAGGAAGCCGGAGCGGCTTTTGGAAATGATGGGATTTATCTAGAAAAATTTGTTGAGGATCCGAGACACATAGAAATACAAGTTATCGGTGACCAGTATGGCACTGTCTGTCATTTATCTGAAAGAGATTGCTCCATCCAACGCCGCCATCAAAAATTAGTCGAAGAAGCGCCGTCTCCATTTATCACCACTGAATTACGGCAGAAAATGGGAGAGGCAGCTATTGCGGGTGCCAGGGCTGTAAACTATGAAGGTGCCGGAACCATCGAATTCCTGGTAGATAAACATCGAAATTTCTATTTCATGGAAATGAATACACGCATTCAAGTAGAGCATCCGGTAACAGAAGAAGTAATCAATTTCGACTTAATTAAAGAGCAAATTAAAGTTGCGGCTGGCGTTCCATTATCTGGTAAAAATTACGAGCCAAATATGCATGCTATCGAATGTAGAATAAACGCAGAAGACCCGTTCAACAATTTTCGTCCATCGCCCGGCAGAATAACTACTTTTCATTCTCCAGGTGGACATGGCGTTAGAGTGGACACACACGTTTACGCGGGTTATCAAATTCCCTCAAATTACGACTCTATGATCGCAAAACTTATATGCGTTGCACAAACAAGAGAAGAAGCAATATCAACCATGGAACGTGCGCTCAGTGAATTCGTTATTGAAGGAATAAAAACTACCATTCCTTTGCACCTTAAATTAATGAAAGACCCAAACTTCAGGGCCGGAAACTTTACAACTAAGTTTATGGAAAACTTTGACCTTTCAGAATAG
- a CDS encoding M28 family peptidase: MLKRTIIIAFLTNSLLSGCFAQNTLQKQYAQLITEQSASDHLHIIASDEFEGRETGKEGIEKAAQYIAGEFKKLGLTAPVNGAYFQPVPLAENKFQVNTFRIGNHDLESGVDFYIINAENNEHIQDEELIFIGYGISDKHYDDLKDIDISGKVVLLINTDEPTNNNGVSAITGTTEKSSWATSRNKRIQHIIGKGPKLILAVSPETETLLERVRKAGSTGKMQIKEDIATQDTAKEQTATVAYITPKTANLILKTTGKSYQDLKTQIDSTGKPSTKQVKVNVDTQFGTQIVDVKARNVLGYLEGTDLKDELLVITAHYDHIGVNAGGQINNGADDDGSGVTGVLEIAKAFTKAKQDGNGPRRSILFMTVTGEEKGLLGSDYYARYPVFPLAQTVANLNIDMIGRIDPPHANNKNYVYLVGSDKLSSTLHQISEQANRDNTQLTLDYKYNDPDDPERIYYRSDHYNFAKNGIPVVFYFNGVHEDYHDIGDTVDKIDFEMLTKRAQLVFYTAWDLVNRDQRPVVDSNKK, translated from the coding sequence ATGTTAAAGAGAACGATTATCATTGCTTTTCTCACCAATAGTTTATTAAGTGGTTGCTTTGCGCAAAACACATTACAAAAACAATACGCGCAACTCATCACAGAACAATCGGCTAGTGATCATTTACATATTATCGCATCTGACGAATTTGAAGGTAGGGAAACTGGAAAAGAAGGAATAGAAAAAGCGGCACAGTATATTGCTGGGGAGTTCAAAAAGCTCGGTTTAACCGCTCCGGTTAATGGCGCTTATTTCCAGCCCGTTCCACTAGCCGAAAACAAATTTCAAGTAAATACTTTCCGTATTGGTAATCACGATTTAGAGTCCGGAGTCGATTTCTATATTATCAATGCTGAAAATAATGAACATATTCAAGACGAGGAGTTAATTTTTATTGGTTATGGTATATCTGATAAACATTATGATGATTTAAAGGATATCGATATAAGTGGAAAGGTTGTCCTTCTTATCAACACCGATGAACCTACCAATAATAATGGCGTTTCTGCGATTACGGGAACGACGGAAAAATCATCTTGGGCAACAAGTCGTAATAAACGTATACAGCATATCATAGGAAAAGGGCCAAAACTAATTCTAGCTGTTTCGCCAGAAACAGAAACCTTATTGGAACGAGTAAGAAAAGCCGGCAGCACCGGAAAAATGCAAATAAAAGAAGATATTGCTACTCAGGATACCGCTAAAGAGCAAACAGCAACTGTTGCGTACATCACTCCTAAAACCGCGAATCTAATTCTAAAGACTACCGGAAAATCGTACCAAGATCTTAAAACACAGATTGACAGCACCGGTAAGCCCAGCACGAAGCAGGTCAAGGTGAATGTAGATACACAGTTTGGCACGCAAATAGTTGACGTAAAAGCTCGAAATGTACTGGGTTATTTAGAAGGTACTGATCTTAAAGATGAGCTTTTAGTCATTACCGCTCACTATGATCATATAGGTGTCAATGCAGGCGGACAGATAAACAACGGTGCTGATGATGACGGATCGGGTGTTACAGGTGTATTGGAGATAGCTAAAGCTTTTACAAAAGCCAAACAAGATGGCAACGGCCCTAGAAGAAGCATATTATTCATGACGGTAACAGGTGAAGAAAAAGGTTTACTGGGCTCCGATTATTATGCGCGTTACCCCGTTTTTCCATTAGCCCAAACAGTTGCCAATTTAAACATCGATATGATCGGACGCATTGATCCTCCACATGCAAACAACAAGAATTATGTGTACTTAGTTGGATCTGATAAACTAAGTTCGACATTACATCAGATAAGTGAACAAGCAAACCGTGACAATACGCAACTGACATTAGACTACAAGTATAATGACCCCGACGATCCTGAAAGGATTTATTACCGTTCGGATCACTACAACTTTGCAAAAAATGGCATTCCAGTTGTCTTTTATTTTAATGGTGTACATGAAGATTATCACGATATTGGAGATACCGTAGACAAAATTGATTTCGAGATGCTTACCAAACGCGCACAGTTGGTGTTTTACACTGCCTGGGATTTGGTGAATCGCGACCAACGTCCGGTCGTCGATTCAAACAAAAAATAA
- the accB gene encoding acetyl-CoA carboxylase biotin carboxyl carrier protein, whose product MSMDIKQIQDLIKFVAKSGVNEVAIEEKDFKITIKTNQEPTYVTATVPGQPLVQAAAQAPAQVTAVNPPPVEQTAPAKTAADETAKYITIKSPMIGTFYRSSSPDKAAFVNVGDEVKSGQVVCIVEAMKLFNEIESEISGKVVKVLVDNAQPVEYDQPLFLVDPS is encoded by the coding sequence ATGAGCATGGATATTAAACAAATTCAGGACTTGATAAAATTTGTTGCAAAATCAGGTGTAAATGAGGTTGCCATTGAAGAAAAAGATTTCAAAATAACAATAAAAACAAACCAAGAGCCAACATATGTAACTGCTACAGTTCCCGGCCAGCCTTTAGTCCAAGCTGCTGCTCAAGCGCCGGCACAGGTAACTGCAGTGAATCCCCCGCCTGTTGAACAGACCGCACCTGCCAAAACAGCTGCGGATGAGACAGCAAAATATATCACTATAAAATCACCAATGATAGGTACCTTTTACCGATCTTCCAGTCCTGACAAAGCTGCGTTTGTAAATGTTGGCGACGAAGTTAAATCCGGGCAGGTTGTGTGTATAGTTGAAGCTATGAAACTATTCAATGAAATTGAATCGGAAATCTCAGGAAAAGTAGTTAAAGTATTGGTAGATAACGCTCAACCAGTAGAATATGATCAACCATTATTCTTAGTTGATCCCTCATAG
- the plsX gene encoding phosphate acyltransferase PlsX, translating into MKIGLDIMGGDYAPKATVLGAIEASKVLLDNQKLVLIGNKELALPLIEEAGVSPSIFDFVHTTDVINMGEHPTKAISQKPKASISLGFHLLKEGAIDSFSSAGNTGAMLVGAMFSVKTIPGVIRPAIATNVPRLKEGFSILLDVGANADCKPEVLLQFGILGSLYSRHIYETQTPAVALLNIGEEEEKGNMLTVAAHSLMKNSNTINFIGNIEGRDLFEDHVDVIVCDGFTGNVVLKLAESFYSLTLKKGFKDDFFDRFNYEQYGGSPILGVNAPVIIGHGISSPEAIKNMILLSRNMIESKFVDKVKAAFK; encoded by the coding sequence ATGAAAATTGGCTTAGACATTATGGGTGGAGACTACGCGCCTAAAGCGACTGTTTTAGGTGCGATAGAGGCATCCAAAGTATTATTAGACAACCAGAAACTGGTACTTATAGGTAATAAAGAACTTGCCCTACCCTTAATTGAAGAGGCTGGCGTTTCTCCCTCCATTTTTGATTTTGTACATACGACAGATGTCATAAATATGGGTGAACATCCTACCAAGGCTATTTCTCAAAAGCCAAAAGCTAGCATAAGTCTTGGTTTTCATTTATTAAAAGAGGGAGCGATTGATTCCTTTTCTTCTGCAGGCAATACGGGTGCTATGTTAGTGGGAGCAATGTTCAGTGTTAAAACAATACCAGGGGTTATTAGACCGGCAATTGCTACTAATGTACCCAGGCTGAAAGAAGGATTTAGCATATTACTTGACGTTGGAGCTAATGCAGATTGCAAGCCGGAAGTTTTATTACAATTTGGAATTTTAGGTAGCCTCTATTCCCGCCATATTTACGAAACTCAAACGCCCGCAGTGGCATTATTGAATATTGGAGAAGAGGAAGAAAAGGGAAATATGCTCACAGTTGCTGCTCATTCACTAATGAAAAACAGCAACACAATCAATTTCATAGGAAATATAGAAGGTAGAGATTTATTTGAAGATCACGTGGATGTTATTGTATGTGACGGATTCACAGGTAATGTTGTGCTAAAGTTAGCTGAATCATTTTATTCATTAACCTTAAAAAAAGGTTTTAAGGACGATTTCTTCGACCGTTTCAATTACGAACAATACGGAGGCAGTCCGATATTGGGAGTAAACGCTCCCGTGATTATAGGTCATGGGATATCCAGTCCGGAGGCCATAAAAAACATGATATTACTTTCCCGTAATATGATAGAATCAAAATTTGTAGATAAAGTAAAAGCTGCTTTTAAATAA
- the rpmF gene encoding 50S ribosomal protein L32 — protein sequence MAHPKRKTSKSRRDKRRTHYKAELPSLTTCQTTGAVHLPHRAYNVDGNLYYNGKLLIENTSIA from the coding sequence ATGGCACATCCAAAACGTAAAACCTCTAAGTCTAGAAGAGACAAAAGAAGAACACATTACAAGGCTGAATTACCAAGCCTTACTACTTGCCAAACTACTGGAGCAGTACATTTGCCACACCGTGCGTATAATGTAGACGGCAACCTTTATTACAATGGCAAGTTACTGATTGAAAACACCTCGATTGCCTAA
- a CDS encoding beta-ketoacyl-ACP synthase III yields the protein MSKIHAAITAVNGYVPDYVLTNQELETMVDTNDEWITTRTGIKERRILKGEGTATSDMAVPAVEGLLQKRGISAAEIELIIFCTSTPDMPFPATANVLADKIGAVNAWGYDLQAACSGFLYGLTTGAQFIESGKHKKVLVVGGDKMSSIINYEDRATCIIFGDGCGAVLLEPNTEGLGVIDTILKSDGSGKEYLNIKAGGSLLPASHQTVDQKLHYAFQEGKTVFKFAVTNMANVAAEIMERNHLTADDVTWLVPHQANKRIIDATAERMGVGPEKVMINIQKYGNTTSGTIPLCLWEWEKKLNKGDVLILAAFGGGFTWGSIYLKWAY from the coding sequence ATGTCTAAAATTCATGCTGCTATTACCGCTGTAAACGGATATGTTCCAGATTACGTACTAACCAACCAAGAGTTGGAAACTATGGTAGATACCAATGACGAATGGATCACCACTAGAACGGGCATAAAAGAACGTCGTATTTTAAAAGGTGAAGGAACAGCTACCTCAGATATGGCCGTTCCTGCTGTAGAGGGACTATTACAAAAACGGGGAATATCAGCGGCAGAGATAGAACTTATCATATTTTGTACAAGTACACCCGACATGCCATTCCCCGCAACAGCCAACGTGCTAGCCGATAAAATAGGAGCGGTAAATGCTTGGGGTTATGATTTACAAGCGGCCTGCTCGGGTTTTCTGTACGGATTAACCACTGGTGCTCAATTTATTGAGTCAGGTAAACATAAAAAGGTATTAGTGGTTGGCGGAGATAAGATGTCGTCGATAATTAACTACGAAGATAGGGCGACCTGTATCATCTTCGGGGACGGCTGCGGCGCTGTACTATTAGAGCCAAATACAGAAGGGCTGGGCGTTATTGATACCATTTTGAAAAGTGATGGCAGTGGAAAAGAATATCTGAATATTAAAGCCGGTGGCTCATTACTTCCTGCAAGCCATCAGACAGTTGACCAGAAACTACATTATGCATTTCAGGAAGGAAAAACCGTTTTTAAATTTGCCGTGACAAATATGGCAAATGTTGCTGCGGAGATTATGGAACGCAATCATTTAACCGCAGATGATGTAACCTGGCTTGTTCCACATCAGGCAAACAAACGGATTATAGATGCTACTGCTGAACGCATGGGGGTTGGGCCGGAAAAAGTGATGATTAACATTCAAAAATATGGTAACACTACGAGTGGTACGATTCCATTATGCCTTTGGGAATGGGAAAAAAAATTAAATAAAGGCGATGTACTCATTTTAGCTGCATTCGGTGGAGGTTTTACATGGGGGTCTATTTATCTAAAATGGGCATACTAG
- the rpiB gene encoding ribose 5-phosphate isomerase B → MSTLKKIAIGGDHAGYAYKKELIVFLENEGYTVDDHGTNNPDSVDYPDFAHPTATAVERGTYKAGILICGSANGVAITANKHQGIRAAICWNPEIALLARQHNDANIICLPARFTSLNDCKEMIKVFLETEFEGGRHQTRVNKIACS, encoded by the coding sequence ATGAGCACATTAAAAAAAATAGCAATTGGAGGAGATCACGCAGGGTACGCATACAAAAAAGAACTTATTGTCTTTTTAGAGAATGAAGGTTATACAGTAGATGACCACGGCACAAATAATCCAGATTCTGTTGACTATCCAGATTTTGCACATCCTACCGCAACCGCAGTGGAAAGAGGTACTTACAAAGCTGGAATATTAATATGTGGCAGTGCCAATGGTGTTGCTATTACAGCAAATAAACATCAAGGGATCAGAGCTGCGATCTGTTGGAATCCGGAAATTGCTTTGCTTGCTCGTCAACATAATGATGCTAATATCATTTGTTTACCAGCAAGGTTCACGTCTTTGAATGATTGTAAAGAAATGATCAAAGTGTTTCTTGAAACTGAATTTGAAGGTGGTAGACACCAAACCAGAGTAAATAAAATTGCATGTAGCTAA
- a CDS encoding DUF177 domain-containing protein, producing MKILNQYRIPFTGLKLGKHEFEFEVDKHFFAEFEYSIVKDGALKVFLTLDKQETMLIADFHITGIIELTCDVCLRKFPGKTDINERLIVKFQEDDDTSDISDEILILKRNEHELDLANNIYEYINLSVPLYARCEEQGLNTACDKSMIDKLKNLSAPETRDTQTDPRWDILKKIKNN from the coding sequence TTGAAAATTTTGAATCAATACCGTATACCGTTTACAGGCCTAAAGCTTGGAAAACATGAGTTTGAATTTGAAGTCGACAAACATTTTTTTGCCGAGTTTGAGTATTCGATCGTCAAAGATGGTGCATTAAAGGTTTTCTTAACCCTCGATAAGCAAGAAACGATGCTTATAGCGGATTTCCATATAACCGGTATCATTGAACTCACGTGTGACGTTTGTTTGCGTAAATTCCCTGGGAAAACGGATATTAATGAGCGTTTGATTGTAAAGTTTCAGGAGGATGATGACACATCAGACATCTCAGACGAGATCTTGATACTAAAAAGGAACGAACACGAGCTCGATTTAGCTAATAACATATACGAATACATTAATTTATCAGTTCCGCTTTACGCAAGATGTGAAGAACAGGGATTAAACACAGCATGTGACAAATCAATGATTGATAAATTGAAGAACTTATCTGCTCCCGAAACAAGGGATACACAAACAGACCCACGTTGGGATATACTTAAGAAAATAAAAAACAATTAA